One region of Arthrobacter sp. StoSoilB22 genomic DNA includes:
- a CDS encoding DUF4193 domain-containing protein, which translates to MATDYDAPRKTEEDVSEDSLEELKTRQSGKQSSAVDVDETDLADGFELPGADLSGEELLIQVMPPQPDEFTCFNCFLVKHKSQIAAERGGHQYCKECES; encoded by the coding sequence ATGGCCACGGACTATGATGCCCCTCGAAAAACCGAGGAAGATGTCAGCGAGGATTCCCTGGAAGAACTCAAGACCCGTCAGTCGGGGAAGCAGTCCTCGGCGGTGGATGTGGACGAGACCGACCTCGCCGATGGCTTTGAGTTGCCGGGGGCGGATCTCTCCGGTGAAGAACTCCTCATCCAGGTCATGCCGCCGCAGCCTGACGAATTTACGTGCTTCAACTGTTTCCTGGTCAAGCACAAGTCCCAGATCGCCGCGGAAAGGGGCGGGCACCAATACTGCAAGGAGTGTGAGAGCTAG
- a CDS encoding DUF3093 domain-containing protein, with protein sequence MPTPDQSSPVPARNTPSASEVLYTEKLWPSVWIWVVVVGLSGAGVLMFGPISAATGIIAALVLLAIMTIMLVLSTPTITVTADTVRVGRASIDRAFVGSVQAFRKEEATAERGPRLNGLAYMCFRGWIDAVVKIEITDPADRTPYWLASSRRPDELVAALTASRS encoded by the coding sequence ATGCCTACGCCTGACCAGTCCTCCCCCGTTCCTGCCCGGAACACCCCTTCGGCCTCCGAGGTCCTGTACACCGAGAAGCTATGGCCGTCCGTCTGGATCTGGGTTGTGGTTGTTGGATTGTCCGGCGCGGGCGTCCTGATGTTTGGGCCCATCAGCGCCGCCACTGGCATCATCGCCGCTTTGGTCCTGCTGGCGATCATGACCATCATGTTGGTGCTTTCCACGCCCACCATCACGGTCACTGCCGACACCGTACGGGTTGGGCGGGCGAGCATAGACCGCGCATTCGTAGGTTCTGTCCAGGCGTTCAGAAAAGAGGAGGCCACTGCTGAACGTGGCCCGCGCCTGAACGGACTGGCTTATATGTGCTTCCGCGGCTGGATTGACGCCGTGGTCAAGATTGAGATCACCGACCCCGCAGACCGCACTCCTTACTGGCTGGCGTCCTCGCGTCGTCCGGATGAACTCGTTGCAGCATTGACCGCTTCCCGGAGCTAG
- the dut gene encoding dUTP diphosphatase, translated as MSNETAVFSSDAASAVADSSETSAAYGAPTLEVQLKMLDAGLEAPSYAHPGDAGADLRAREDVHLAPGERKLVPTGVSIALPNGYVALIHPRSGLATKHGLTVVNAPGTVDAGYRGEIAVTLLNTDQNTAIDLKRGDRIAQMVVQRVEYAQFIAVDQLSDSVRGTGGFGSTGGFNAPKA; from the coding sequence GTGAGCAACGAGACCGCAGTATTCAGTTCAGACGCCGCTTCCGCAGTTGCGGACAGCAGCGAAACCTCCGCAGCGTACGGCGCCCCCACTTTGGAGGTGCAGTTGAAAATGCTCGACGCCGGCTTGGAAGCTCCCTCCTATGCGCACCCTGGAGACGCGGGTGCCGATCTCCGCGCCCGCGAAGATGTGCATCTCGCCCCCGGTGAGCGGAAACTCGTTCCAACTGGTGTCTCCATTGCGTTGCCGAACGGATATGTCGCCCTGATCCATCCCCGCTCCGGGCTGGCCACCAAGCACGGACTGACGGTGGTCAATGCCCCCGGTACTGTGGACGCCGGCTACCGTGGCGAAATCGCTGTCACGCTCCTGAACACCGACCAAAACACTGCCATTGACCTCAAACGCGGCGATAGAATTGCACAAATGGTGGTTCAGCGCGTTGAATACGCGCAGTTCATTGCTGTTGACCAACTATCGGATTCCGTTCGGGGAACCGGCGGCTTTGGGTCCACGGGCGGCTTCAACGCACCGAAGGCCTGA
- a CDS encoding DUF3710 domain-containing protein, producing the protein MLFGRGKKSKDEKPETTGTVEESGTGASTSEPGGSGTPGDFRLGKGPLDIDEIENRDGYVDLGALLIAPAEGLQLRLEVEEATQRVVAVTMDLNGSSLQLQAFAAPRSEGLWDEIREQITQSVASQGGETEEVSGSFGTELVAKLPAEAADGSRGFRAARFMGVDGPRWFLRGVLGGQAALERDAAAGLEELFRKVVVVRGDNPMPPRELLQLRLPKDAAVPGQAGAPQGAVPPADPAMRQPERGPEITQIG; encoded by the coding sequence ATGCTTTTTGGGCGCGGCAAAAAGTCCAAGGACGAGAAGCCGGAAACCACCGGCACCGTCGAGGAGTCCGGTACCGGGGCATCAACTTCCGAGCCAGGCGGGTCCGGCACCCCCGGAGATTTCCGGCTCGGCAAGGGTCCCTTGGACATCGACGAAATCGAGAACCGCGATGGCTACGTGGACCTCGGTGCACTGCTGATCGCACCAGCCGAGGGTCTCCAGCTGCGGCTTGAGGTCGAGGAAGCCACGCAACGCGTGGTTGCGGTGACCATGGACCTCAACGGTTCCAGCTTGCAGCTTCAGGCCTTTGCTGCGCCGCGTTCCGAGGGACTTTGGGATGAGATCCGTGAACAGATCACCCAGTCCGTAGCGAGCCAAGGCGGGGAAACCGAAGAAGTTTCCGGAAGTTTCGGCACGGAGCTGGTAGCCAAACTTCCCGCTGAAGCGGCAGACGGCAGCAGAGGTTTCCGGGCAGCCCGTTTCATGGGTGTGGATGGGCCGCGATGGTTCCTGCGCGGTGTCTTGGGCGGACAGGCCGCCCTCGAACGTGATGCCGCAGCAGGACTGGAAGAGCTCTTCCGTAAGGTTGTTGTGGTCCGCGGTGATAACCCGATGCCACCGCGCGAACTGCTGCAGCTGCGCCTGCCCAAGGATGCTGCAGTGCCGGGCCAGGCCGGCGCCCCCCAAGGTGCGGTTCCCCCCGCGGACCCCGCCATGCGGCAACCGGAGCGAGGGCCGGAGATCACCCAGATTGGCTGA
- a CDS encoding DUF3159 domain-containing protein, with protein sequence MTVANGSEPKDAGRQTPGENVSSHVNDEPQADAPQSGAEGPTVSDLAAGYAQKAGLHRNSAGHVDMLKSAGGVQGIAESILPGLVFLVAFTVTRDLTPALIAALAAAAVFTVVRLIQRRPLTQALAGVVGVGISAWLANTTGKAEDFYVLGFFTNIAYIAAMVLSIVFKWPVAGLLFGFVRNEGLEWRKDPERLRAYSLGTWIVVAVLTLRLVVQVPLYFMGEAGLTALATTRLLMGAPLYILGLWVAWLVTKPAPQPSKPSSSAD encoded by the coding sequence ATGACCGTGGCCAACGGTTCCGAACCGAAGGACGCAGGGCGTCAGACGCCCGGCGAGAACGTTTCGTCCCACGTAAACGATGAACCGCAGGCGGACGCCCCACAGTCCGGTGCGGAAGGGCCCACTGTGTCCGACCTCGCTGCAGGGTATGCCCAGAAGGCCGGACTCCACCGTAACAGCGCCGGCCACGTGGATATGCTCAAGTCCGCCGGCGGCGTGCAGGGCATTGCCGAAAGCATCCTTCCGGGTTTGGTGTTCCTTGTGGCTTTTACCGTCACGCGCGACCTCACTCCGGCCCTCATCGCAGCGTTGGCTGCAGCCGCCGTCTTCACAGTGGTTCGTTTGATCCAGCGCCGTCCGTTAACGCAGGCATTGGCGGGAGTGGTGGGGGTGGGCATTTCTGCCTGGCTGGCGAACACCACAGGCAAGGCCGAGGACTTCTACGTGCTCGGCTTCTTCACCAACATCGCTTACATCGCGGCCATGGTGCTGTCCATCGTCTTCAAGTGGCCGGTAGCCGGACTTCTCTTCGGCTTCGTGCGCAATGAAGGACTGGAGTGGCGCAAGGATCCGGAGCGGCTCCGGGCCTACTCCTTGGGCACGTGGATTGTGGTTGCGGTGCTGACCCTGCGCTTGGTGGTTCAGGTTCCCTTGTACTTCATGGGCGAAGCCGGACTGACAGCGTTGGCTACCACCAGGCTTCTGATGGGCGCCCCGCTGTACATCCTGGGCCTTTGGGTGGCCTGGTTGGTTACCAAGCCGGCACCTCAGCCGTCGAAGCCGTCGTCCTCAGCGGACTGA
- a CDS encoding NAD-binding protein gives MKVVIVGAGSVGSSIARELLAHKHEILLIDLKPEVIGRSGLRGARWLVGDACELSTLQDAKLEDADVVVSATGDDKVNLVVSLLAKTEFGVGRTVGRVNNPKNDWMFNDSWGVDVAVNTPQLMTALVEEAVEIGDIVRLLTLQTGVASIVEFTVPHDSHVIGSTVGGIEWPEDATLVAILRDQAPITPTRDDVLDGGDELFFVTTIAAEDGLRALLSPASDDAKEPREGTSEPADQSAEDDGFDG, from the coding sequence GTGAAAGTTGTCATTGTTGGCGCGGGCAGCGTCGGCTCGTCCATTGCACGTGAGCTCCTGGCTCACAAGCACGAGATTCTCCTGATTGATTTGAAGCCTGAAGTGATTGGGCGCAGCGGGCTGCGAGGGGCACGCTGGCTGGTGGGCGATGCCTGCGAACTCAGCACCCTGCAGGACGCGAAACTTGAGGATGCGGACGTGGTGGTTTCTGCCACCGGCGACGACAAAGTGAATCTGGTGGTGTCCTTGCTCGCCAAGACCGAGTTCGGAGTAGGCCGCACCGTGGGGCGCGTGAACAATCCCAAGAACGACTGGATGTTCAATGACTCCTGGGGGGTGGACGTTGCCGTCAACACACCGCAGCTTATGACAGCGTTGGTGGAAGAAGCGGTGGAAATCGGCGACATCGTGCGCCTGTTGACCCTCCAGACGGGCGTGGCCTCGATCGTGGAATTCACCGTTCCTCACGACTCCCACGTCATTGGCAGCACAGTGGGGGGCATTGAGTGGCCCGAAGACGCCACCCTGGTTGCCATCCTGCGTGATCAAGCACCCATTACGCCCACGCGTGATGATGTTCTGGACGGCGGTGACGAGCTCTTTTTCGTCACCACCATCGCAGCTGAGGACGGCTTGCGGGCTCTGTTGTCACCAGCGTCCGATGACGCCAAGGAACCCCGCGAGGGAACGTCAGAACCGGCAGATCAGTCCGCTGAGGACGACGGCTTCGACGGCTGA
- a CDS encoding TrkA family potassium uptake protein, whose translation MAHFVIMGCGRVGATLAHTLEDAGHSVAIIDQDERAFRRLRNTFTGRKVTGVGFDRDTLKQAGVEEAYAFAAVSSGDNSNILATRVARETFHVSHVVARIYDPGRAEIYQRLGIPTVAAVRWSADQVLRRILPEQHLAGDYREPSGRLVLAEVDLHDAWIGHSMDSIESAAGIRIAFLTRFGEGLLPQAGTAYQEGDTVHAMVSLDRTSEISRILAKAPAKES comes from the coding sequence GTGGCTCACTTCGTGATCATGGGTTGCGGCCGTGTTGGCGCAACCTTGGCACACACTTTGGAGGATGCCGGTCACTCCGTGGCCATCATCGACCAGGACGAGCGGGCCTTCCGCCGATTGCGCAACACTTTCACGGGGCGCAAGGTCACCGGTGTCGGCTTCGACCGTGACACCCTCAAGCAGGCCGGCGTCGAAGAGGCATACGCTTTCGCTGCTGTCTCCAGCGGCGACAATTCAAACATCCTGGCCACGCGCGTTGCCCGTGAGACCTTCCATGTCTCCCATGTGGTGGCACGAATCTACGACCCCGGCCGCGCCGAAATCTACCAGCGGCTTGGGATCCCCACAGTGGCAGCCGTGCGCTGGAGTGCCGACCAGGTTCTCCGGCGGATACTTCCGGAGCAGCACCTGGCCGGCGACTACCGCGAACCTTCGGGCCGCTTGGTGCTGGCCGAAGTGGATCTGCACGATGCATGGATCGGACACAGCATGGATTCCATCGAGTCCGCGGCCGGAATCCGCATCGCTTTCCTCACCAGGTTCGGCGAGGGCCTGTTGCCCCAGGCCGGGACCGCATATCAGGAAGGTGATACCGTCCACGCGATGGTGAGCCTTGACAGAACATCCGAGATCAGCCGAATTCTCGCCAAAGCACCCGCCAAGGAGTCTTAG
- a CDS encoding APC family permease translates to MLTILNAAKRVLVGRPVRNDRLSHTLLPKRIALPIFASDALSSVAYAPDEILLTLALAGVSAVAFSPLVGLAVMVVLLTVVASYRQNVHAYPSGGGDYEIANVNLGKYAGLTVASALLVDYVLTVAVSMSSAATYLTTAIPALHGQQALIATVGVIILALVNLRGVKEAGTLFAVPTYIFMASILGMTAVGIFQAATGTLGEAPSANFTIVPEPGFDEGLVGLAGAFLLLRAFSSGAAALTGVEAISNGVPNFQKPKSKNAATTLLLLGVIAASMLAGILYLANATKVHIVLDPAREFLVDGKPLPEGYIQTPAISQIADTIFGSGSILFYVVVAATGVILVFASNTAFNGFPVLGSILAQDGYLPRQLRTRGDRLAFSNGVLALAAGALVLILAFNADVTKLIQLYIVGVFISFTASQLGMIRHWGRELKLARDKAVRRRIIKSRTINMLGFGMTALVLVIVLITKFEQGAWIALLAMFVLFLIMWSIRAHYDNVARELAVDEDSSPRALPTRVHAVLLVSHVRKPVLRALAYARASRPSRLDAVTVDISAEETAQTVRDWEKLEIPVPLTVLASPYRETVTPIMDYIKNMRRDSPRDLIVVYIPEYVVGKWWEQLVHNQTALRIKTRLHFEPGVMVASVPWQLKSSEEAKALQDT, encoded by the coding sequence GTGCTGACAATTCTGAATGCCGCCAAGCGGGTGTTGGTGGGCCGGCCGGTCAGGAATGACCGCCTGTCCCACACGTTGTTGCCCAAACGCATCGCTTTGCCGATCTTCGCCTCGGATGCCCTGTCCTCAGTGGCTTACGCCCCGGACGAAATCCTGCTGACGCTCGCCCTTGCCGGCGTCAGTGCCGTGGCTTTCTCTCCGCTGGTTGGCCTTGCGGTCATGGTGGTGTTGCTCACAGTTGTGGCTTCCTATCGTCAGAACGTCCACGCCTATCCCTCCGGGGGCGGCGACTATGAGATTGCCAACGTCAACCTCGGCAAGTATGCCGGGTTGACCGTGGCTTCTGCCTTGCTGGTGGACTACGTGCTCACGGTTGCCGTGTCCATGTCCTCGGCGGCGACGTACCTCACCACGGCCATCCCGGCACTGCATGGCCAGCAGGCGCTGATAGCCACTGTAGGCGTGATCATCCTCGCGCTGGTCAACCTCCGCGGTGTCAAGGAGGCCGGGACGCTGTTCGCAGTACCGACGTACATCTTCATGGCATCCATTCTTGGGATGACCGCCGTGGGCATCTTCCAGGCCGCCACCGGCACGTTGGGAGAGGCGCCTTCGGCCAATTTCACCATTGTTCCCGAGCCTGGATTTGATGAGGGCCTGGTGGGGCTGGCCGGAGCCTTCCTGCTTCTGCGTGCCTTCTCCTCGGGAGCCGCTGCTCTGACAGGTGTTGAAGCCATCAGCAACGGGGTGCCCAATTTCCAGAAGCCCAAGAGCAAGAATGCGGCAACAACCCTGCTCCTGCTGGGCGTCATAGCCGCTTCCATGCTGGCAGGCATCCTCTACTTGGCCAACGCCACCAAGGTGCACATTGTCCTTGACCCGGCCCGCGAGTTCCTGGTGGACGGCAAGCCGCTGCCTGAGGGCTACATCCAGACTCCGGCCATCAGCCAGATAGCCGACACCATTTTCGGCTCCGGCTCCATCCTCTTCTACGTAGTAGTTGCTGCCACCGGCGTCATCCTGGTGTTTGCTTCCAACACGGCGTTCAACGGCTTCCCCGTGCTGGGTTCGATTCTGGCCCAGGACGGCTACCTGCCCAGGCAGCTGCGTACTCGAGGCGACAGGCTTGCTTTCAGTAATGGTGTCCTTGCGCTGGCAGCGGGGGCTCTGGTCCTGATTCTCGCCTTCAACGCCGATGTCACCAAGCTGATCCAGCTCTACATTGTGGGCGTCTTCATCTCCTTCACCGCAAGTCAACTGGGAATGATCAGGCACTGGGGCCGTGAACTGAAACTCGCGCGGGACAAAGCTGTCCGGCGTCGCATCATCAAGTCCCGGACCATCAATATGCTGGGCTTCGGGATGACGGCCCTGGTCCTTGTCATTGTCCTCATCACCAAGTTCGAGCAAGGCGCCTGGATAGCCTTGCTCGCCATGTTCGTCCTCTTCCTCATTATGTGGAGCATCCGCGCGCACTATGACAACGTGGCCAGGGAGTTGGCGGTGGATGAGGACTCCTCGCCCCGTGCATTGCCCACCAGGGTCCACGCTGTTCTCCTGGTCTCACATGTCCGCAAGCCGGTCCTTCGCGCACTGGCCTATGCGCGGGCGTCGAGGCCTTCGCGCCTGGACGCCGTGACCGTGGACATCAGCGCCGAAGAAACGGCCCAGACCGTCCGCGATTGGGAGAAGCTGGAAATTCCGGTTCCCCTGACCGTCCTGGCCAGTCCCTACCGTGAAACCGTGACGCCCATCATGGACTACATCAAGAACATGCGCCGGGACTCACCGCGGGACCTGATCGTGGTGTACATCCCCGAATATG